The Priestia koreensis genomic interval GGATGATTCGGGTTCGATAATTCGATGAGCTTCATCGTTGATAAGATGCCGAATCCGGCTTCAAAAAATGGAAGCAAGCCTATCGTTAGAATAGAAGCTACCAATCCTGATACTACTGCCATAATACCATAATAGCCTAAATTAATCGTCTCTAACTGTCCGTTATTTTTAATCAACAAAATTGCTAAAATTACGACAACATTAATCAATGAAACGAACAGACCGGCCTGTAAAATACGTGAACGTCGATGCTGCTCACTGAGAAATAAGACCCCGGCAACGCTACTGATGAGAAAATAAAGCCCGATTTGTCCGTTAAACGCCGTTGTCGTTCCCGTATTAAAAATAATACTGCCTGTCCCTGCTAATAAGAAGCTTGTAGCAATCGCAATGCGCTCATTAATGAGAATACGTACCAAAAGCGCTCCTAATGCGACAGGCGCTAAATAACCGAGATCAGTAAACTCAATTTTTTGAAACAAGCTCACGATCTTCATAATGATGATCGTAACGCTCACGGTAATAACATACATAAGAAGCGTACGATACGTTCCTTTTTTGAGCTGCTGAAAGTAGTACATAATCATCGCTAAAAAGACGATGACGATGAGAAGCAATCCAAGAAACGGTTGAATCGTATTTTTATTATCGAGTAACCCTACTAGTTTTAACTGGCGATAAATGTCTCTTGTAATTAACTGGCCTTCTTCAACTAAAATCTGGCCTTGTTTGATAATCACAGGATCTACCTGCTGAATAGCTGTTTGGCGGCGATCAGATGTTTCGCTTCTGTTGTAGACAACGTTTGGAATAATCGAAAACTCTGCCACATCATACATCGCCTTTTTCACATCACTCGACACGTTTGTATACACAAGCTGACTTTTCGCCTGTTCTTTCTTACTTTGCACATCGGATACGGTAATACGTCCCTTCATTAAGTAATGAACAACGGTAACAACCGAATCCTTCGCAGTAGAAAGCTGCTTGTCATTTGCTTGGAAAAGATTTAATAATGTGTCTTGTCCTAGCGATCTCACCACGTCTTTTGGTAGCTTTGTTTCTAGCATCGTTTTCTTTTCTTTTAAAACAGCTTCTGCATCTAATAAAGCATCATCTGACTTTTTATCATATTCTTTATTCACATCCTGAATCGAATCAAAAATGGTGCTTACTAAATCAACCTGATTTTGGGCGTATTCAGTATTCAGTGAATAAATGTCCTCTACTTCGTCTTTTGCCTGCTGTTGCTTATCTTTCGTACTTTCTTTATCCTCAATCGTAACAGGCGAATAAATGTTTGTTGGTGATTCGTCTAACAATTTTAAATGAAGCATTTCTGGCTTAACGTTGCTATACATAGAGACATATAAAATAATGCCTAATACCGTATATAGGGCTACATAAAGCAAGCGCATACGCTCCATTTTCAAAAAAGCCTCTTTCAAAACTTGCAACTTGGACAAGAGCTTCCCCCCTTTAAAAGCAAAATAGACCCTATCAAGATAGGGTCTTATCTTCTTTGAGTCCATACGCTTCAATGATACGTCCCACTAGTGGGTGACGTACGACGTCTGATTGCTCCAATGTAATGAGCGAAATACCTTTTACCTTTGCTAGTATCTCCTTAGCAACCGATAAACCTGAGCGAACTCCTCTTGGTAAATCTACTTGAGAAACATCTCCCGTAATTACCATTTTTGACCCAAAGCCAAGTCTTGTTAAAAACATTTTCATTTGAGCAGTCGTTGTATTTTGCGCTTCGTCCAAAATGACAAAGGCATCATCTAACGTTCTACCACGCATATAAGCAAGTGGAGCAATTTCAATCACTCCTCGCTCAATTAAGCGCTGAGTATGTTCGTTGCCAAGCACATCGTGCAGGGCGTCATAGAGAGGACGAAGATACGGATCGACTTTTTCTTTCAGGTCACCAGGAAGGAAACCAAGACTCTCTCCGGCTTCTACTGCAGGTCGTGTTAAAATAATGCGTTTGACAAGACCATTCTTCAGGGCAGCCACGGCCATTACAACAGCTAAATAGGTTTTACCCGTTCCGGCAGGACCAATCCCAAATACTAAGTCATTCTTTTTAATCGCGTTGATGTATTGACGCTGACCAAACGTTTTCACACGAATGGGTTTACCTTGTGCTGTCTTTGCAATTTCTTCGTTATACATGTCTTCAAAAAATTCTAACGAGCCCTTCTTTGCCAATTGAATGGCGTAGACAACATCACGTTCTGAAATCGTCACGTTTTTTCGAATAACAGCAAGCAGGCGTTTTAAAATTTCTTCGACGGCTTTTCGTTCTTCATTTTCCCCCGCAACATTTACCTTTTCACCGCGAGATACAACAGCCACACCCATTTCATCTTCAATCAGCTTTAGATGGGCGTCCTGCGCACCAAACAGCGCAATTGCTTCATTTGGATTCTTAAGTTGTAAATCAATCGTTACTAGATGTTCTGACATTCCTCAATCTCCTTGAATAATTGGTTGAGTCATTGCAATATTTTCTATAACTTGGTAATGAATTACTAACTTTACTTTACCATTCTCAATAGATTGGTGCAAAACTTTTTCACCTTTTATCTTTGCATCCTTATCAATTTTAGACTCTAATTCTTTTCTTCCCGTTTCGATGCCCTTTTTAACCGCTTCTGTTCGAGAATAATGACGAACTGTATGTTCGCTTTGATGAGTGCTTATTTTTTCGTATGATAAAGGCATTTTCCATTTGAAGAAATAAACAGGCTGCACCACATCGTCTACCTTTTGACTTGCGTACGTTTCTTTATTAAAAGCCCATACCGGCATCTTCCATCCAAAAATCTGTAGATAATGCTTATTGTATGATTTACCTGTTAAGACCTGAAAGCTCGTATCTAACGGAATGCTTACTTCTGCTTTGTACCATACTTCTCCGTAGACGGCGCCTTTTGATGCTACAACCTTTTGTGTCTCATTCTTCCCAATAACGCCTGAAACTAAAAGCTGACCCCTTTGAACGAAGTCGTGAACCTTCACAAGTGGTTGTCCTTTTTCGACAAACATGTAAGTGACAACCGCTTTCTTTTTAGCAATGATATTTCCAGGTGACGTCTGCTCCACTACTTTAGGAATATTTTTTTCCACCACTTGAAAGTGATAAGCTGTTCCTTTTACTTCTACACCTACCCATGTTAGATCTTGAATTTTCTCTGTTAGCTTCCGCTGGATTGTATCGGGATCGTCAAGCACAAATTTTAATTTTCCTTTTTTCACGCCCATCGCATCAAGCTCTTTCATAATTCGATGGCTCATATACGGCGTGGCTCCTTTAACATCAATCTTCCATACCATGTTAGACAATACCATAATGACACATAAGAAGGCGAGAATACCAAGTACAAAACCACTGTTTCTCCACATTTTTTTTAATAAAAAAGGACCACCCTTTTTTTGATGAAAAAAGAGCTTACATCCGCTTTTGCGCATTGTCGCACGAATGGCTGAAATGTCTTCCACAAATATTTCAGCCATAATCGTCTGTTCGTCCATTTTTTTGACATTTCGAAATGAGATTCCATTTCGAATAAATTGATTCATTAATCGTTCAATGCCTTTTCCCGTAATGGAAACACGCACAGTTCCTTTTAAATAGCTTATCCAATCGTTTTTCATTCCAAAACCCCCCCGTGGCTATTCCTCTAGATAAACCACTTGATTGATTTTTCCTTCTAGGACAATTTCTTCGGGGAGGATGACTTTGATGACTAGTCCTTCACCTTTAATTAACAGCTGGCCCTGCTTCAATAACAGACGAACCTCTATATCCGAAAAGGCGAGAAGCCCTTTATGATTCTCAATATAAATATGAATCTGGCCAATCATTGTAATACGAGGAAGGTCCAGCGTAACGTCTGCGGGTAGTTCCATTTTATCTGTTATCCATTTCTTTACCTGTCTTCTCCATTTTGCGCTCATAAAAAGAACCCCCTTCATCTCATATTTATGAGGAAGGGGGTCCTAGTATCACTTCAAATTACGAATAAAATTTTTCCTTTATCGCTGTGTTCGAGAATGATATGGATTTTTAGAACGCGGAGGCCCTAGAATTTCTGACCATATTACTCCTTGCACCACTTGCTTTTTCGACACATGAAGAGAAGGTGCTGGTGCTTCGACCTTTTCTTTTTTGACATGTACATGCGGCACAAGCGGTGGAATAGGAATTTCATTTTCCACTTGCTGTTTTGCTTCTTTTAACTTCTCTTCTAACGACTCTGTAGACCGCTGACGCTTTTTTATTTCCTGCTCAACCCTTTTCCTCATTGGAGACGTTTGCTGAGGAACAAAAGGCTTTGGGGCTCGTTTTGTTTCTTTCTCTTGTTTTTCTGATGAAAGTGATCCTTTAAAGAACGAAACAATCCCCGCAATGACGGCAAGCACAATAAAAAAGTTATGCAAAAGGAAGTCAAGTATATTCACCGAACGACTCCTCCTTTTCTACTTAGCTTTCGTCTTCATCAACATCTTTATTTAATTTACCGATTGAGTTACGCATATCAGTATCCGCTGAAATATTTTTAAAGTTCATGTAATCCATAACGCCCATGTTTCCTGAGCGTAACGCTTCTGCCATCGCTAACGGTACTTCTGCTTCCGCTTCTACTACTTTCGCACGCATTTCTTCTACGCGCGCTCTCATTTCTTGCTCTGTTGCAACAGCCATTGCACGTCGCTCTTCCGCTTTCGCCTGAGCGATGTTTTTATCTGCTTCCGCTTGGTCAGTTTGAAGGACGGCACCAATGTTTTTACCAATATCAATATCAGCAATATCAATCGATAGAATTTCAAACGCTGTTCCAGAATCTAGTCCTTTATTTAACACTGTTTGTGAGATCATATCTGGGTTTTCGAGCACACGCTTATGATCGTTGGACGAACCGATGGTACTAACGATCCCTTCCCCTACACGCGCCACAACCGTTTCTTCACCGGCTCCACCGACAAGTCGTTCGATATTGGCACGCACCGTAATTCTCGCTTTTGCTTTTACTTCGATTCCATCCATTGCGACACCCGCAATAAACGGTGTTTCAATTACTTTTGGATTAACGCTCATTTGAACCGCTTCAAGTACGTCACGGCCTGCTAAATCAATTGCAGCGCAGCGCTCAAAGCTCAATTCAATATTTGCACGCTGTGCAGCAATTAGCGCATTTACTACTCGGTCAACGTTCCCACCTGCTAAATAATGACTTTCAAGCTGGTTAATCGATACATCAATTCCTGCTTTACTGGCTTTAATGAGTGGATTAACGACTCGAGACGGAATAACGCGTCGTAGCCTCATCCCGACGAGTGTAAAAATACTAATACGAACGCCTGCAGCTAGTGCTGAAATCCACAGCATGATTGGTACAAACGTTAAGAAAACGGCAACGAGTACAATCGCTAAACCTACCAATATAAAAAACATAATTGAACCTGCTTCAACCATAAAATCCCCACCTTCTTAAATTTTTCGAACTACGATCCGAACGCCTTCTACCTTAATAATTTTCACTTCTATATCTTTCGGTAGATAGCTTCCTTCCGTTACGACGTCTAAATACTCCTCATCTAGCATCATCGTGCCAGATGGTCGTAGCGGTGTGGTTGTGACACCAATTTTCCCGATTAAATCCATACGCGATGGATTTGACACATACCCAGACTCTGTTTTCATCGAGTCATTTAATACAAATTTTTGAAACCCGGAAAGTTTTCGTCCAAAAAACTTTACCATCATCCATGCACCCCCCAGAGCTACAATTACCGCTATAATAATAGCTATGCCTGTTACAACATTATTATCAGTAGCTAAAAAGAAGCTTGTGACAATTGCTCCAATACCTAGTACTCCTGCGATTCCTCCAATGAGAAAAATTTCAAGCAGAATTAGTACAATCCCTACAATAAAGACAATAACGGCATCAAAACCAGAAACACCGGTGATAAGATGGCCAAAAAAGAAGAGAAAAAAGGAAAGTAATCCAATTGTCCCTGACAAACCAAATGCAGGTGTAAACAACTCCAACACTAATCCAACACAGCCGATTGTAAGTAAAACGATGACCATAAGTGGACTAGTTAAAAACTCACCAATTTGATGGATAACCGATTGATTTGAGTGGATCGTTTGCGTTGCGTGGTTAAAGCTCTCCGCTGAGTGAAATGAAGATGAAAATGCGTTATGTGGTAGTAAAAAAAGAAAAATGAGAGCCAACATGCTGCTTGTTAAATATCGACCAATATACGTCATAAGCCTCCTCCATCTTTGAATAATCGTGCTGCCTAGTTATATGTACGAATCACATCCAAAAAGGTTTCAAAAAATTCGCCAGAAATGGAAAAAACCATCTTACAAAATGTAAGATGGTTTTTTTATGACAAATGTTGAAGAACAAGCTTATTAACGAGTCCGCCATCAGCTTTGCCTTTTACCTTTGGCATAATCGCTCCCATTACTTTTCCCATATCGGACTTTGAGGAAGCCTGAACTTCTTCAATCGTTTCTTTAACAATTTCAGTTAATTCGTCTTCTGTTAGCTGCTGTGGCATATATACCTCTAAGACAGCTAGCTCTGATTGGATTTTATCCACAAGATCTGAACGACCTGCTTTTTCAAATTCGTGGAGGGAGTCTTTGCGTTGTTTTAACTCACGAGAAATGACGGTTAATTCGTCTTCTTCTGTTAAGTCACCGCCTGCTTTAATAGCTTCGTTTTGAAGAGCAGCTTTCACCATGCGAATGACAGAGAGCTTCTCTTTTTCTTTGTTTTTCATAGCTTGCTTCATATCAGTGTTTAAACGCTCGAGAAGACTCATAAATACACCCTCTTTTAGTATTTACGTTTTCTAGCAGCTTCAGACTTTTTCTTACGCTTTACGCTAGGCTTTTCATAGAATTCGCGCTTTCTAGCTTCTTGAATTGTACCTGATTTAGATACAGTACGTTTGAAGCGACGAAGAGCATCTTCAAGCGATTCGTTTTTACGAACGACTGTTTTTGACATTCTAATTCCCTCCCTCCGAACAAAACCAATAACATCATAATTAAAAGACATGAAAAACATGTCTTTTGCAATTATAATATAATGACGTCTCTAGGTCAACCGCTTTGAACAAATATATGGTATTTCTCTATAGTATTTCTATGCAAAATCCATTCGTTTCGCCACTAAATTCCGCTTTTGTTCACCATTTGCTCATCAAAAGGCAATTTTGAGAAGCTTTTTGACGTCAAAAAGCAATTTTTTTAGTAGTCGCTATCAGCTGTTAGCCCTTGAACAATAGCCATACCTGAACTTGCCCCAATTCGTGTTGCCCCTGCGTCGATGACGGCTTTAGCCTGTTCCGCGTTGCGGACACCACCGGAAGCCTTCACGCCTATATCCGGCCCTACTGCTTCACGCATAAGTGCCACATCCTCTGGAGTCGATCCGCCCGTTGAGAAGCCCGTAGACGTTTTCACATAATCTGCCCCTGCTTTTACCGCTAATTTGCACGCACGGGTTTTTTCTTCGTCCGTTAAAAGACACGTTTCAATGATCACTTTGGACAAGGCTTTTCCTCGCGCAGCAGCTGTAACAGCCTGAATGTCTCGCTCCACGAGCTCATCGTTTTTATCTTTTAACGCCCCAATGTTGATGACCATATCTACTTCTGTCGCACCGTTTTCGATCGCATTTTTCGTCTCAAACGCCTTAACCTCTGGTGTTGTGGCCCCTAATGGGAATCCAATAACTGTACATACCTTCACATCTGTTCCTTTTAAAAGGCTTGCCGCAAGCTCTACCCACGTTGGGTTTACGCATACAGAAGCGAACCCGTACTGAGCCGCTTCCTCACAAAGCGTCACAATCTGCTCTTTCGTTGTATCTGGTTTTAAAGCCGTATGATCAATCATTTTGGCAATTTCTTGTGTCATAAAGTTAAACTCTCCTTTCAATCGATGAAGCTTCCTTAATAGTTCTATGTTTTCCCCTGAGGAAAACGCATCAAACATGTTCCGCTTCTAGAGGGGAAAACCTCTCTTTTATTTTATCCCCCTTCATGTAAAAAGATAGTCGTAAAAAAAAGACATCAGCATGCTGATGTCTTTTTGTCGCTTATGAGCTCATTTTCATTTGAGTTGCGTCTTCTTCTAATACGCGTACAAACTGTCCTTCGTTGTGTGGATAGCCAGCTTTTTCAATTTTAACTTTCACTAACTTTCCAACCATATCTTCTGTTGCAGGGAACACAACTTTTAGATAATTGTCGGTATATCCTACATAAAGACCGCTCTCAGGTGCTTCTTTGTATACTTCTTCCGGAATTACTTCGAGCACTTCGCCCTCGAACTGTGACGCATATTCTTTTGCTAATTGGTCAGATAGCTCAATTAAGCGGTGAACGCGCTCATTTTTCACTTCTTCATCAACTTGATCGTCCATACGAGCTGCTGGTGTACCCGTGCGTTTTGAATATGGGAACACGTGTAATTCAGAAAACTGATGTTTTTTGATGAAATCGTATGTTTCCATGAATTCTTCTTCTGTTTCGCCTGGGAAACCAACGATTACGTCAGATGTAATCGCAAGACCCGGAAGAGCTTCACGTAAGCGATCTAAACGCTCTCCGAAGAACTCCATCGTGTATTTACGACGCATGCGTTTTAACACCGTGTTAGAGCCAGACTGAAGCGGAATATGAAGATGGCGTACAACCATCTTAGAATTTTTCAACACGTCGATTACTTCATCAGAAATTTGACTTGCTTCAATAGAAGAAATACGAATGCGTTTCAGACCTTTTACGTTTGCTTCTAGATCACGTAAAAGCTGTGCAAGATTGTAGTCCTTCATATCTTCACCGTAACCACCTGTATGAATCCCTGTTAACACGATCTCTTTGTATCCTGCATCAACAAGCTGTTGCGCTTGTTGAATAACTTCTTGAGGATCACGAGAACGCATTAAACCACGAGCCCAAGGGATGATACAAAACGTACAGAAGTTGTTACATCCTTCTTGAATTTTTAATGAAGCACGTGTACGGTCTGTAAATGCGGGTACATCTAATTCTTCGTAAACGCGTGCTTTCATGATGTTTCCTACACCGTTAATTGGCTGACGTTCTTCTTTATATTGCTCAATGTATTCAAGCATTTTAACACGATCTTGTGTGCCGACTACGATGTCAACACCAGGAATCGCCATAATTTCAGCAGGTGATGTTTGAGCGTAGCACCCTGTTACACAGATAACGGCATCCGGGTTTCTTCTTACCGCACGACGAATTACTTGACGGCTTTTCTTATCACCTGTATTTGTTACTGTACATGTATTAATTACATACACATCTGCTGAATGTTCAAACTCTACACGATCGTAGCCACTATTTTTAAACAGCTGCCAGATGGCTTCAGTTTCATAGTGGTTTACTTTACAACCTAGCGTGTGAAACGCAACTGTTGCCATGTTCATCACTCCATTAGTTCAGTTTGGTACGAAACAGCTGCTAGCACATACATAGACGCTGTTTCCGTACGTAAAATCCTTGGGCCAAAGCCGCATATAACAGATCCATTCTCTTTTAAAAGTTGGACTTCTTTTTCGGTTAAGCCGCCTTCTGGTCCAATCACGACAAGAACGGATTGACCTTTTGTCAGACTAGAGAGGCTTTTATATAAGTTAGCAGATTCTCCCGCCTTCGCTTCTTCCTCATACGCAACGATGATGCGATCATAGTTCTTTGCTTCTTCAATGAGTTTCTGAACCGTTAACGGCTCTGTTACTACCGGACATTTGGTTCGGTGGGATTGCTCGGCTGCTTCCTTCGCAATTTTCTGCCAGCGCTCAAGCTTCTTTTTACCTTTTTTCTCATCCCATTTCACAATAGAACGACCTGCAATAAAAGGGATAAACTTTGCTGCACCGAGCTCGGTCCCTTTTTGAATAATCAGTTCCAGCTTATCCCCTTTAGGCAATCCATTCGCTATAGTCACTGAAACAGGTAATTCCTTTCGTTCGTCAAGCCATTTCGTTACATTCAACACAACGTCGCCTGATGATACATCTTCGATGGTACATAAAGCGGATTCATCCTTCTCATTACAACATATTACTTCGTCACCGGCAACCATCCTCATAACGCGAATGATGTGGTGAGCGTCATCACCTTTAATCACGACACGCTCATCTTCGAAATCATGATTAGCTAAAAAATATCGTTGCATAGGTCCGCACCTTTCCTCGAACATTTTCCCGTAAAGGAAGGACAAGGAACCTTAGTTCCTTGTCTATAATTGTTATTCATTCCCATAAACGGATTCATTTTATCAATTACTCAGCAGGTTTTTGGGCAATAATCGCTACCCAGTCCTCCATCAGCGTCGTTTCTTGAATTAAGAAGCCAGCATCTGTTAAGGCTTGCTTAACATCTTCCTTCTTCTTATTAATAATTCCTGATGTAATGAAGAAACCACCTGGTTTTAAAATACGTGCCGCATCCTCTACAAAACGCACAATAATTTCAGCTAAAATATTCGCTACTACCACGTCTACAGGTCCTTCGACGTTGTCAAGCAGGTTATTTTGCGAAACCGTTACAACGTCTTGAACTTTATTTAGCTTAATGTTCAAACGAGCAGATTCAACCGCGACTTCGTCTAAATCCATCGCGCGAACTTCTTTTGCGCCAAGCTGTGCTGCACCGATGCTTAATACGCCAGAGCCTGTCCCTACATCAACAACTGTATCACCCGGCTGTACTTTTTTCTCGATCGCTTGAAGTGACATAACCGTTGTAGGATGTGTCCCGGTTCCAAATGCCATTCCCGGGTCTAGCTCAATAATAAGCTCATCCGTGCTCACTGGTTCATAAATTTCCCATGTTGGAACGATTGTAAAACGCTCAGAAATTTTAACGGGATTATAATACTTTTTCCATGCTGTTGCCCATTCCTCTTCATGCACTTCGCTAATCGTTACAACGTTTGCTCCTAAGTCGAAGTTATAAACAAGCAGACTATTGATAGATTCTTTAATCGCTTCAACCGTTTCGCCTAAAAAGCTATTAATAGGAAGGTATGCTTTGACAAGCACCCCTTCCACCGGATAATCTTGCGGATTGAGTTGGTA includes:
- a CDS encoding HD family phosphohydrolase, whose translation is MERMRLLYVALYTVLGIILYVSMYSNVKPEMLHLKLLDESPTNIYSPVTIEDKESTKDKQQQAKDEVEDIYSLNTEYAQNQVDLVSTIFDSIQDVNKEYDKKSDDALLDAEAVLKEKKTMLETKLPKDVVRSLGQDTLLNLFQANDKQLSTAKDSVVTVVHYLMKGRITVSDVQSKKEQAKSQLVYTNVSSDVKKAMYDVAEFSIIPNVVYNRSETSDRRQTAIQQVDPVIIKQGQILVEEGQLITRDIYRQLKLVGLLDNKNTIQPFLGLLLIVIVFLAMIMYYFQQLKKGTYRTLLMYVITVSVTIIIMKIVSLFQKIEFTDLGYLAPVALGALLVRILINERIAIATSFLLAGTGSIIFNTGTTTAFNGQIGLYFLISSVAGVLFLSEQHRRSRILQAGLFVSLINVVVILAILLIKNNGQLETINLGYYGIMAVVSGLVASILTIGLLPFFEAGFGILSTMKLIELSNPNHPLLRKILTEAPGTYHHSVMVANLSEAACEAIGASGLLARVGSYYHDIGKTRRPQYFIENQMNVSNPHDQLSPEVSRSIIIAHATDGAEILRRHKLPREFVDIAAQHHGTTLLKYFYYKALELDKDHVKEEDYRYPGPKAQTKEAAVIGIADSVEAAVRSMPNPTPEKIESLVRNIIKDRLQDEQFSECDITLKELETVATSLCETLNGIFHSRIEYPEFNKRGDQNK
- a CDS encoding PhoH family protein: MSEHLVTIDLQLKNPNEAIALFGAQDAHLKLIEDEMGVAVVSRGEKVNVAGENEERKAVEEILKRLLAVIRKNVTISERDVVYAIQLAKKGSLEFFEDMYNEEIAKTAQGKPIRVKTFGQRQYINAIKKNDLVFGIGPAGTGKTYLAVVMAVAALKNGLVKRIILTRPAVEAGESLGFLPGDLKEKVDPYLRPLYDALHDVLGNEHTQRLIERGVIEIAPLAYMRGRTLDDAFVILDEAQNTTTAQMKMFLTRLGFGSKMVITGDVSQVDLPRGVRSGLSVAKEILAKVKGISLITLEQSDVVRHPLVGRIIEAYGLKEDKTLS
- the yqfD gene encoding sporulation protein YqfD, giving the protein MKNDWISYLKGTVRVSITGKGIERLMNQFIRNGISFRNVKKMDEQTIMAEIFVEDISAIRATMRKSGCKLFFHQKKGGPFLLKKMWRNSGFVLGILAFLCVIMVLSNMVWKIDVKGATPYMSHRIMKELDAMGVKKGKLKFVLDDPDTIQRKLTEKIQDLTWVGVEVKGTAYHFQVVEKNIPKVVEQTSPGNIIAKKKAVVTYMFVEKGQPLVKVHDFVQRGQLLVSGVIGKNETQKVVASKGAVYGEVWYKAEVSIPLDTSFQVLTGKSYNKHYLQIFGWKMPVWAFNKETYASQKVDDVVQPVYFFKWKMPLSYEKISTHQSEHTVRHYSRTEAVKKGIETGRKELESKIDKDAKIKGEKVLHQSIENGKVKLVIHYQVIENIAMTQPIIQGD
- the yqfC gene encoding sporulation protein YqfC is translated as MSAKWRRQVKKWITDKMELPADVTLDLPRITMIGQIHIYIENHKGLLAFSDIEVRLLLKQGQLLIKGEGLVIKVILPEEIVLEGKINQVVYLEE
- the floA gene encoding flotillin-like protein FloA (flotillin-like protein involved in membrane lipid rafts), with translation MFFILVGLAIVLVAVFLTFVPIMLWISALAAGVRISIFTLVGMRLRRVIPSRVVNPLIKASKAGIDVSINQLESHYLAGGNVDRVVNALIAAQRANIELSFERCAAIDLAGRDVLEAVQMSVNPKVIETPFIAGVAMDGIEVKAKARITVRANIERLVGGAGEETVVARVGEGIVSTIGSSNDHKRVLENPDMISQTVLNKGLDSGTAFEILSIDIADIDIGKNIGAVLQTDQAEADKNIAQAKAEERRAMAVATEQEMRARVEEMRAKVVEAEAEVPLAMAEALRSGNMGVMDYMNFKNISADTDMRNSIGKLNKDVDEDES
- a CDS encoding NfeD family protein, with the translated sequence MTYIGRYLTSSMLALIFLFLLPHNAFSSSFHSAESFNHATQTIHSNQSVIHQIGEFLTSPLMVIVLLTIGCVGLVLELFTPAFGLSGTIGLLSFFLFFFGHLITGVSGFDAVIVFIVGIVLILLEIFLIGGIAGVLGIGAIVTSFFLATDNNVVTGIAIIIAVIVALGGAWMMVKFFGRKLSGFQKFVLNDSMKTESGYVSNPSRMDLIGKIGVTTTPLRPSGTMMLDEEYLDVVTEGSYLPKDIEVKIIKVEGVRIVVRKI
- a CDS encoding GatB/YqeY domain-containing protein, which produces MSLLERLNTDMKQAMKNKEKEKLSVIRMVKAALQNEAIKAGGDLTEEDELTVISRELKQRKDSLHEFEKAGRSDLVDKIQSELAVLEVYMPQQLTEDELTEIVKETIEEVQASSKSDMGKVMGAIMPKVKGKADGGLVNKLVLQHLS
- the rpsU gene encoding 30S ribosomal protein S21, with amino-acid sequence MSKTVVRKNESLEDALRRFKRTVSKSGTIQEARKREFYEKPSVKRKKKSEAARKRKY
- the deoC gene encoding deoxyribose-phosphate aldolase encodes the protein MTQEIAKMIDHTALKPDTTKEQIVTLCEEAAQYGFASVCVNPTWVELAASLLKGTDVKVCTVIGFPLGATTPEVKAFETKNAIENGATEVDMVINIGALKDKNDELVERDIQAVTAAARGKALSKVIIETCLLTDEEKTRACKLAVKAGADYVKTSTGFSTGGSTPEDVALMREAVGPDIGVKASGGVRNAEQAKAVIDAGATRIGASSGMAIVQGLTADSDY
- the mtaB gene encoding tRNA (N(6)-L-threonylcarbamoyladenosine(37)-C(2))-methylthiotransferase MtaB, which translates into the protein MATVAFHTLGCKVNHYETEAIWQLFKNSGYDRVEFEHSADVYVINTCTVTNTGDKKSRQVIRRAVRRNPDAVICVTGCYAQTSPAEIMAIPGVDIVVGTQDRVKMLEYIEQYKEERQPINGVGNIMKARVYEELDVPAFTDRTRASLKIQEGCNNFCTFCIIPWARGLMRSRDPQEVIQQAQQLVDAGYKEIVLTGIHTGGYGEDMKDYNLAQLLRDLEANVKGLKRIRISSIEASQISDEVIDVLKNSKMVVRHLHIPLQSGSNTVLKRMRRKYTMEFFGERLDRLREALPGLAITSDVIVGFPGETEEEFMETYDFIKKHQFSELHVFPYSKRTGTPAARMDDQVDEEVKNERVHRLIELSDQLAKEYASQFEGEVLEVIPEEVYKEAPESGLYVGYTDNYLKVVFPATEDMVGKLVKVKIEKAGYPHNEGQFVRVLEEDATQMKMSS
- a CDS encoding 16S rRNA (uracil(1498)-N(3))-methyltransferase; protein product: MQRYFLANHDFEDERVVIKGDDAHHIIRVMRMVAGDEVICCNEKDESALCTIEDVSSGDVVLNVTKWLDERKELPVSVTIANGLPKGDKLELIIQKGTELGAAKFIPFIAGRSIVKWDEKKGKKKLERWQKIAKEAAEQSHRTKCPVVTEPLTVQKLIEEAKNYDRIIVAYEEEAKAGESANLYKSLSSLTKGQSVLVVIGPEGGLTEKEVQLLKENGSVICGFGPRILRTETASMYVLAAVSYQTELME
- the prmA gene encoding 50S ribosomal protein L11 methyltransferase, encoding MKWSEICIHTTNEAIEPISNILHEAGASGVVIEDPEDLIKERENKFGEIYQLNPQDYPVEGVLVKAYLPINSFLGETVEAIKESINSLLVYNFDLGANVVTISEVHEEEWATAWKKYYNPVKISERFTIVPTWEIYEPVSTDELIIELDPGMAFGTGTHPTTVMSLQAIEKKVQPGDTVVDVGTGSGVLSIGAAQLGAKEVRAMDLDEVAVESARLNIKLNKVQDVVTVSQNNLLDNVEGPVDVVVANILAEIIVRFVEDAARILKPGGFFITSGIINKKKEDVKQALTDAGFLIQETTLMEDWVAIIAQKPAE